DNA from Acetobacter aceti NBRC 14818:
GTTATAGAAAAGCGGGTAATTGAGCCGCCGGTTATATGCCTTGAAATTATTCCTAATAAATTTATTTCATTTTAATATAAAGAATATTGTTGATGATGAGTTTTATTTTTGGTCTCTGGACGGGTGGTTTTATTGGGATTTTTGTAAGTTTAATTTTTAACAAGTCATAATATACATGAAAAATCGTCTTCTATTTATTTTGAAGTCCCGTGAAGGTCATTGGGGCTACGGTTCGCGTGAATCTGGTCTTTCAAATTCTGTCCGTTTTGTCGTGGACATGCTCAATGCAAATGGCATTGAAGCCCAATCCGTTGAAGTCGCAGATAACAACGCGATTGATCGGGAGGTAACAGCCTACAGGCCAACGCATGTGATCATCGAGGCGTTCTGGGTTGTTCCGGAAAAATTCGATATCCTCCAAAAGCTGCATCCACAGGTTCAATGGATCGTCAGAGATCACTCGGAAACGCCGTTTCTTGCCAATGAAGGCATCGCCTTTGGCTGGACCGTTGATTATCTGCAGCGTGGTGTTGAGGTTATGTGCAACGCACCGCGCGCCGTGTCGGATATGGCGGTTGTAGCGATGGGCTGTGGGCTGGACCCGTCCGGCATTACCTACGGACCGAATGTTTATCCCGTCCCGCGTCTGTGTGACATCGCTCCTCATACCCGCCAGCAGGGTGTCGTTAATATCGGCTGTTTCGGGGCTGTGCGTCCACTGAAAAATCATATGACGCAGGCGATCGCCGCCATTGCGTTTGCTGAGTCCATTGGTTCGGTTCTGCGTTTCCACATTAACGCAACGCGTGTGGAAGGGCAGGGAAGTCCCGTCCTGAAAAACCTGCGTGAACTCTTCGCAAGATCAGATCATGAACTGGTCGAGCATGGCTGGATGCCACATGCAGAATTTCTGTCCGTGCTGTCCGGGATCGATATTCTTATGCAGGTTTCCTTTACGGAAACATTCAATATTGTCGCAGCCGATGCAATGGCCATGAGTGTTCCGGTGCTGGTATCATCCGAATTGCCGTGGATTGGTCATTACGCGCACCGAAATCCTACAGATGCCGCCGACATGGCGCAGGGCCTGTATGCGATCTGGAACGAAAATGAACACGAGCGTCTGAAGCGACTTCTGAAACAGCGACGTGACATGGAAGTCTATTGCGCCCGCTCTTCCGCGACGTGGCAGCGTCGTTTCGGTGGAAAAGCCCGATTGGTCGGCATGGAAACGCAGGGCATGGCGAATGCCTGACTGGGCCTTGTTCTGTGGTTTGGGGGCGATCAGTGCAACACTTGTCAACGCCGGACTGGTGACCTTTTTCGTCTGGATCAGGAAGAAACAGGACCAGACATACTGGGATAAAAGGAAATGAGAGCGTTCCTTTTACTCTGTATCCTGTGTCTTGGATGTGGGGGATGCACAACAATCCCCACAGAAGCGCAGCATGATCTGATCGGGGTTTCCCGTTCAGACCTTGTGGCATGTGCGGGCGTGCCCGACCAGGATGAAACAAGGGACAATCAGGAAGTCCTTGTCTGGAAAATTGAAAAATCAGGCAGCGGATCATTCTCCATTTCCGCTCCTTTCGATATTTCCATGACCATCAACACCAACGGCGCCTGCCATGTGATTGCCAGTGTGAGGGATGGCAAAGTCGCGCGAGTGGCTTATACCGGCCCTTCCTCAACATGGCAGGGGAAGGACGCGGCCTGTGCTCCGGTCTTGCGGGCCTGTGTCGCCTCTGCCGTAAAGTAGACGGCAATCATGCTGGGCGCGTTTCAAAGGGCCTGACCGGCTGGTGGAATTGGAAATGTTTACGGTATGAAACAGACTGTTCTGCCTGGCGTGGTCCTCGATGAGGACGATCTTGAAATCACCTACATTCTGGCTTCCGGCCCCGGTGGCCAGAACGTGAACAAGGTGGCGACGGCTGCCCAGTTACGTTTCAATCTGCTCAATGCTCAGGGAATACCGGAACGCATTCGTCTTAGAGCGCTGGAACTTGCGGGAACGCGGGCGACCCGTGATGGTGCAATTGTCATCACGGGACGGCGCTTTCGCAGTCAGCAGAGAAACCGTGAAGATGTCATTCAGCGTCTGATCGAGTTGATCAGACAGGCCGCTCATCGCCCTGCATTCCGTGTCGCAACAAGACCGGGACGCGCCGCCCGGCAGCGGCGTCTGGATGGCAAGGCCCATCGGGCCGGCATCAAGCAGAATCGCAGGGTCCGGTCTGACGACTGATAGTCCAATCAGTCGTCAGATCAGGAGTTTATTTCCACACATCATCCATGACGGGAACAGCCGAGGCTTCTGCCGGGACGGCAACCTGCATGGCCTTGAGATCAGCCTCGCTTTTCACAATGGCTGTCTCTTCCGCCTTCAGATCAAGAGATCGGCTCAGCAGCGCGTAGACACTACCGGACACGACCAGCCCGACCAGCCATCCGATGTCGACCCCGCCCAGCATCTGGGCGATTGGACCCGTGTAGATGTCAGGCAGAACGGCAAACGGAATGGTGACGATAAATCCGATTGCATAGGCCAGCAGACCGCGCGACTGCCACATGCCGTAGATACCACCACCGGGCATGAAGAGATTTGTGATGGCGTAACGGCCTTTGCGAACCAGAAAGTAATCGACCAGATTGACCGCCGTCCACGGCACCAGCAGATACAGCATGACCGTCAGGGTCGCGAAAAGCAGCCCGATCGCATCAGACGGGCATTTCAGGGACAGGCCCGTCCAGATTGCTGCAACGGCGATCACAGTTAGAATACGAGCGTTTTTGGTCGGATTGAGTGGCCGGAAGGAATCTATTCCGGTCAGAATGGTCAGCATGCAGCTATAGGC
Protein-coding regions in this window:
- the arfB gene encoding alternative ribosome rescue aminoacyl-tRNA hydrolase ArfB; the protein is MKQTVLPGVVLDEDDLEITYILASGPGGQNVNKVATAAQLRFNLLNAQGIPERIRLRALELAGTRATRDGAIVITGRRFRSQQRNREDVIQRLIELIRQAAHRPAFRVATRPGRAARQRRLDGKAHRAGIKQNRRVRSDD
- a CDS encoding glycosyltransferase family protein, coding for MKNRLLFILKSREGHWGYGSRESGLSNSVRFVVDMLNANGIEAQSVEVADNNAIDREVTAYRPTHVIIEAFWVVPEKFDILQKLHPQVQWIVRDHSETPFLANEGIAFGWTVDYLQRGVEVMCNAPRAVSDMAVVAMGCGLDPSGITYGPNVYPVPRLCDIAPHTRQQGVVNIGCFGAVRPLKNHMTQAIAAIAFAESIGSVLRFHINATRVEGQGSPVLKNLRELFARSDHELVEHGWMPHAEFLSVLSGIDILMQVSFTETFNIVAADAMAMSVPVLVSSELPWIGHYAHRNPTDAADMAQGLYAIWNENEHERLKRLLKQRRDMEVYCARSSATWQRRFGGKARLVGMETQGMANA